The genomic segment CCAGCGGGTTGCTCGCGTAGTAGTTGCTCTGGGCCTTGAGACTGGTGATGAGGGTCCAGTACAGGGGTACGGCGACGACGGCGAGCCAGAGCCATCCGGCCAGCCCGCCGGCCCAGTTGCGCCGGCGGGCGGGCTGCGGGGAACGGTGCTGCCGCTCGCGGTGCGCGGCCTTCTGCGGTCGTCGCGGCTTGGTCAGCATGGTGGTCACGTCAGGCCCCCTCGAGTTGGCTCGCGCCGGCGTCCCGGCCGCCGAGCCGGCGCAGCAGCAGGGCGAGGGCCAGGCCCACCAGGACGAGGATGACCGCGATGGCGCTGGCCGGTCCCATCAGGCTGGCCTGGAAGCCCCGCTTGTACATGTCCAGGGCGAGGACCCGGGTGGCGTCGCCGGGGCCGCCCGCGGTCAGGACGAAGATGAGGTCGAAGAAGGTCAGCGACCCGACCACCATCAGCGTGGACGAGGTGATGATGGTGTACTTCAGCTGGGGCAGCGTGATGCCGAAGAACTGCCGGATCCGTCCGGCCCCGTCCAGCTGCGCCGCCTCGTACAGGGACTTCGGGATCTGCTGGACACCACCCTGGTAGATCAAGGTGTGGAACGGGATGAACTGCCAGGAGACGACGAAGACGACGACCCCGAGGGCGAGCCCGGGGCGCCCCAGCCAGTCCTGGCTGAGCAGCGGGATCCCCAGCCCGGCGCCGAGCCCGAAGTTGGGGTCCAGCAGGGCCTTGTACGCGATCGCGATGGCCGCGGAGCTGAGCATCAGGGGGACGAAGTACACCACGCCCAGCACCGCACGGTAGCGCTGCCGGCCCGCCAGGAAGACGCCGAGCAGGATGCTCAGCGGCGTCTGGACGGCCCAGGACAGGGCCATCACCGCGAACGTCACCCAGAGGGCGTGCGGGAGTCCGGGGTCGGTGAGCACCGCGCGCCAGCTGGTCAGCCCCGACGGGCGGATGGTGCCGATCCCGTCCCACGTGGTGAAGCTCAGCGCCAGGACACCGACGAGCGGAATCACGGCGAAGCCGACGAAGACCACCAGCGCCGGCGTCGCCAGCCACGGCAGGATGCTGCGCGGTGCGCGACGTGGCGGGTGGCCGGTGAGCGCGCTCATTTCCCGATGACCGCGTTGAGGTTGCGGGCGAACCGCTCGGGAGAGATGGACAGCTGGAACAACTTGACGATGTTGTCCAGCAGGGTCTCGGCGGCCGTCGGGCTGAGCGCCTGGTCCCAGGACTGGACGAACACCTCGGCCTTGCTGGCGATGTCGTAGGTGAACCGCAGGAAGTCGGCGCTCTCGGAGGCGGCCAGCAGCTTCTCCGTGCCCAGTCGGATCGGGACCGACCCGTTGTCGATCCACTGCTTCACCTCGGCCTCCTGGAGGACGCCGGTGGCGAAGAAGTCCTTGGCGATCTTCTTCTGCTCCGCGCTCGCCTTCGAGGAGATGGACAGGTACTGGGCGGGGTTGCCGACCGTGTTGCTCGGATCGCCCTTGCCGCCCTCGACGGGCGGGAAGGTCATGTAGCCCAGCCCGCCGCCGGAGACGAAGTCCCCGCCGTCGGTCTGCTGGATGCCGTACGACCAGGCGCCGTGCAGCATCATCGCGGCCTTGCCGGTGTACAGCAGTGCCTGGTCGGCGTTGGAGTCCGCGGTGATCGAGGAGAAGCCCTTGATGAACCCGTCGGCCTCGACCAGCTCCTGCGCCTTGGTCAGCGCCTTGATGGCGTCGGGGTGGGACCAGGCGTCCTTCTCGCCCTCGATGACGGCCTGGAAGACCTCGGAGCCGCCGATGCGGTCGAACAGGAACTCCAGCCACATCATGCTCGTCCACCGGGACTGACCACCGAGGGCGAACGGTGCTATGCCCTTCGCGTTGAACTTGGGCACCAGCGCCATGATGTCGTCCCAGGACTCCGGCGGTTCCACGCCGACCTGGTCGAAGACCTTCCTGTTGTAGTAGAGGATGATCGGCTGCACGGTCTCGCACGGCATCGCGTAGATCTTGCCGTCGACCGTCGCCGCGCCGAACGAGGACGGGAACAGCCCCTCCTTGACGTCGGAGTGCTCCTCGAAGAACGAGGTGAGGTCCTCGACCTGGCCCGCCTCCGCGTAGGTGCGCAGGGTCCCGCCGCCCCAGCCCCAGATGATGGTGGGCGCCTGCCCGGAACCGATGGCGGTCTTGATCTTCGTCTTGTACGCGTCGTTCTGGAAGGTGGTGTCCTTGATCTGCCCGTCGGGGTGGGCCTTGTTGAACGCGTCCACCGCGCCGGCTCTGGCCGTTTCCTGCGGCTGGCCGTTCAGGTACCAGTACGTGGCCCCGCCACCGCTCCGGCCGGGTCCGGACGAGCCGCCGCAGGCCGTCAGCGCCGCGGAGACCGGCACGCCGGCGGCCAGGGCGAGAAGGGTACGTCGGGAGAGCGCCATGTCTTTTCTCCGTACTCGAGAGCCGCCGGCTTCTCGTGAGTCATGGTGAAAGGTTTTCGAAACATCTGTCTCTGAGCCCTGTCCGTGCAAATTAGGTTTCGGGTCGAGCGACTGTCAAGGTGCGTGCGGGCACGTTGTTGGGCGGCAGGCGGCTGCATAAAATCGGGCGGAGAAGGGTCCTGGGGGTCTCGGTAGAGACCGAAACTGTTTCGAAAAGAACCGCGTCGGGGAGTGCCGTGGCCGGCCGGTCCACCGGCCTCAGTGCAGGTCCCGCCGCCGTTCGGGCTGCCGGGCCGGACCGCCCGGCAGCCGCCTCGGCGCGCCGGGGCGCCGCCCCTGGAGGCGGGCGCGGGCGCACGTGGCCGGGACGGCGTGCCGCACGGTGACCGGGTTGCTTTCCCCCGCGGTCGCCCGCGGCTCACGCGGATCGGGGGAGGCGTCGAGGCGAAGGGCCGGCCGGCGCCTCCCCCGACGAGCGCGGCGCCGGATTGCCGTACGGTTGACCGGCTCCACCTGCGCCGCCGTCCCGTCCGGCGGCTCACCACACCGGTGGACGTACAGCTGAGAGGAACCGATGCGAGCGAACGGCAGGCGCACCACGCTGGCGGACATCGCCCAGGCGGCCGGGGTCTCCGTCGCGACCGTGTCCAAGGTGGTCAACGGCCGCGGTGACGTGGCGCCGCGCACCCGCGCCCGGGTGCAGGAACTGCTCCACCAGCACGACTACCTCGCGCCCGTGTTCCGTCACACCGAGGCCGTCGAGAGCCCGACCATCGAGGTGCAGTTCAAGGGGGGCCTCAAGTCGTACGTGGCCGAGACCCTGGAGGGCATCGTCGACGCCGCGGCCGAACTGGGGGCCTCGGTGGTGGTCAGCAAGGCGTCCAGCGCCCCGCACTGGGCCCGGGACCTGGTCTCCGCCGGGCGCCGCGCCGTCATCGCGGTCACCAGCGTGTACACCGCGGCGCATCTGAACGAACTGGCCCGGTCCGGGCTGCCGCTGGTCGTGCTCGACCCGCTGCACCTGCCGGACAGCCGGGTCCACAGCGTCGGGGCGACCAACTTCGCGGGCGGCCTGGCCGCGACCCGGTACCTGCTCTCCCTCGGCCACCGCCGCATCGCCTATCTCGGCGGACCCGCCATGGCCGTGTGCAACCAGGCACGCATGCACGGCTACCGCGCCGCGCTGGAGGCGGAAGGCGCACAGGTGCCCGAGGCCTACGTCCGGCCCGGAGAATTCACCTACGAGACCGGGTTGCTCGGCGCCACGGAGCTCCTGGGCCTGGACGAGCGGCCGACGGCGATCTTCGCGGGCAACGACGAGATCGCCCTGGGCGTGATCGAGACCGCCCGCGCCCGGGGCCTGCGCGTCCCCGAGGACCTGAGCGTGGTCGGCTTCGACGACACCAGCCTGGCCCGGATGGCCTCACCACCGCTGACCACCGTGCGCCAGCCGCTGCGGGAGATGGGCGGTGCCGCCCTGCGCACCGCCCTCCGGCTGGCAGGCGGTGAGAAGGCCGAGTCCCACCACGTCGAACTCGCCACCGAACTCGTGGTACGCGCCTCCACGGCGCCGCCCCGGGGGCGGTAGAGGGCCGGCTGCGGAACGCGCTGTGTGACCGGCCGTCCCCGTATCAGGGCCGGTCCGGGGCAGAGGGGTGCGCCGCGTGGCCGCCTCACTGCCCTCACTGCCCTCACCGCGGTGGCAGTCGTGGGCCCGGGCGTACTGGGCGGGTGTCCGGCCGTACTGCTGCTCGAAGGCACGGATGAAGTGACTGCTGTCCGCGAACTGCCAGTGGGCGGCGAGTTCCGAAACGCTCAGCCGGCCGCGCGGCGCGGCCAGGAGCCGAAGACGGGCCTGCTCCAGCCGGCGGCGGAAGCAGGCGCCCACGGACTCCCCGGCCGCGGCGAACACCCGGTGCGGCGTCCCTACCGAGATGCTGAGCTCACGGGCCGGCATCGAAGGGGAGAGATCAGGGCCGGTGAGGCGGCTGTCCACGATGTCCTTCGCCGCCTGCGCCACCGCCCGGGCCAGACGGGGCTCGTCGCCGTCGAGCTCCCGCCGCAGCACGCCCCCGACCAGCTCGACCAGGGCCGCCGGGGACGTCGCCGAGTCCGACACCCGGAGTCCCCACGGGGTCGCGAACGCCGGCTCCGGCGGCCCGGTCGAGTACCTGATCATGTTCGGGCCACAGGGAGAGCGCCTGCGACCGCGCACCCCGCCCGCCCCCGGCCCCGGGGCCCGGTAGCCGGCGGCGAACGAACGGCCCGACGTCCCCAGGCAGTGCCGCTGCCCGACGAGGCCGGCTTGGACGTCGGCGCCTCATCGGCATACCCGCGCTGACCGCGCACCAAGCGGTCGAGAGCCGCGCGGTCGGCAGGGTCCTGGTGGACGTCACCTCCTGACGTTCAGCACCTCGTGGAGGGCGCAAGCGCGTGCCTCACGGGTCCTTGATGGCGAAGATGATCCGGTGGTTCACGATGTCGCGATCGACGCTCCGGGCAGCTGTTGCACAGGCCCGGCAGACGACGCCGAGAACGCATGGCCGCAGGCCCGTACATCGAAGCGTTCCGGCCCAAAGCCGGCACCTGTGACTCCGGGCCGTTCATTTCGTGTGGCGAGTCCGTGAAGGCGGATGAGGTGCGGGCAGCCGCTCACCGTTGCCCCTCCGCCGTCACCGCCTGATCCTCACTGTTCGTCACACGTTGTTCGCGCGCCGCCGTTTGGTCCCACCGGGCTGGGACGAGAGCTGTCAGCATCAGGAGCGCGGTCAGGACGAATGCCCAGGGGTAGCCGGTGAAGCCGGCCACCGCGCCGAAGCCCACCGCGCCGAAGCCCATACCCGCGTCGTAGGCGACATTCCACAGGGCGCTCACCGTCCCGTACCCGGAGGCCGGGACCCGGGAGTACATCAGCGTGATGGTCGCGCTCTGGGTGATGCCGAAGCCGACGCCGAATACGGCCGCACCCGCGACGACCGCGACGGGGACGCCCGTGAGGGCAACGACGAGGATGCCGGAGGCTGAGACGACCAGCCCCGGTACGACCAGCCCGGCGGCTCCGCGCCGGTCGGAGTGCCGGCCGGCGAACCAGCGGGATGCGGTCGCGGCGGCCGGTTGCGCGAAGAGCGCCGCGGTGACCGCGCCGGAATGGCCCGGCGCCACGGCGAGCGGCAGAAAGGTGACGACGATCCCCGCGCCCACCGCGGTGACCGCGAACACGACCGTGGGGCGGCCCAGCGTGCCGGAACGAGCCCCGGCGAAAATGCCCAGGGGCGGCCCCGATACCGCTTCCCGGCCGGGCAGGCCCGGAACGGCGGCGATGGAGACCAGGGCGATCAGTGCCGCCACCCAGCAGACGGGCCCGTACCCCGTGTGCGCTGCCAGCCAGGACCCGAGCGGCAGGCCCACCAGGGATGGCACGCCGGCCATGACGCCGATCAGGGCCAGCCCTTCCCCGCGGCGTTCGGGCGGAATCAGCGGCGCCGTCAGAGCCCCACCCGCCACCAGGGTGAACGCGAACCCGAGTCCCCGGACACAGCACACCGCGGCGATCCACACCATGCTCTGCGACATCGTCAGGGCCAGTGCCGGTGCGCCCAGCAACAACAACCCCGCCCCCAGCATCAGGCGGTAGCCACAGCGTGCAGCCAACCATGGGGCCGTCAGCTCGCCGACCACCGTGGCCGACATCAGCACACCGGTGGCCAGGCCCGCCTTGTCGCTGCTCCCGCCCGGCCCGCTTTGCGCGTACGCCGGGACGACCGACAGCAGCAGAAAGAAGCTCGCCGAGGAACCGATGACCGTCACAAAGCGCAGCAGCAGCGGGCGGGTCACCAGACGCGGTCGCGCCCCGGCAGCACGGTCCTCAGGACCGACGGATGAGGCCATGGGGTGAAACCTAGGGGCCGGAGCCGCCCGAAGGCTTCCCGTTTCCAAGCCTGTTCAGCAAGCCGGTTCGTCGCCGGCTCCCGGAGGGCCGTACGGCCGGCTCTGGGGCGGGGGCTGCCCAAACCGTCTCCGCGCCTACGGGCGCCCACCGGCTTGGGCGAGTTCATCCGCACTTGTGCAGGTGGCCAAAGACGCTGTGCGCGGTCGCGGTCGCGGTTGCGGTTGCGGTTGCGGGGTGCGCACCCTCGGCCTTGACAATCCATGTCAACGACTGAAAGCTGACCGACCAGTCGGTATGAAGTGGCGGGCCGTGGGCGAACTGCGCGACTCCACTGCTGGGGGCGTGCTCGACGCGCTTCCGGCGGATCCGCCCCCGCGCCGCCCGTTGCTGTGGCCGCTCGGCTTCCCGCGGACCGGCCTGATGTGGCAGCGGCAGACGGCACTGGCCGTGCACGGTGACCGGGTGGTGGCACCGAACAGCGCGGACTCCCCCGGGTCCAGCCCCGGACGGCCCCGCCCCGGCGCTGAACCGGTACCGGGCCTGGCGTCCCGACGGTGCGATCGGCGTCATCGACGTCTCCACGCCGTACGTCCGGGACACGGGGGACAGCACCTTCGGCCCGGCGGCCGCGCAGGAGACCGGGCAGCGGGTCACGGACCGTACCGGTTCGAGACCCTTTGGAGGAAGCCACCGGGTCTCCGAGGAGGCGCCCGAGACGCTGAGCCGCCTGCCGCTCGGACATCTGCGAGCGCGCGGCGAGTACGGAACCACAGTGAACTCCCCGTCTGTTGACTCTCAGAAGAGGTGACCCGATGAAGACAGCGCGAACAGCCTGGCGCCGACTCGAACCCGTACACGTCATGATCTACTTCGTCCCCGAGGGACGGCGGCGGTACGCCGACCTCGGACTCAGCGGACGCACCGGGTACTTCGTATCCCGGAGCGCCGCCTTGGGCCGAGCATCCGCCGAGCTGGTCATCTCGACCTTCTACAACTTCAACCCCGATTTCGTACGGAAGGCAGTCGACGGGGCCTGGGACACGGCGACGCCGCAGCAGGTGCTGGACGCGCGGCACGCCGCCGCGAGCGAGGCCCTGCGACGGGCCGGGATCCACGAACTGCCCGCTCTGGACGAGGTCCTGGCGCTGACCCGCAGGGCCGCCGAGGCGGCCTGCGAACACGCCCAGGGCCGCGCGCTGTTCGCCGCGCATGCCGCTCTGCACTGGCCGGAGGAACCGGTGCTGCAGTTGTGGCACGCCCAGACCCTGCTCCGGGAGTTCCGTGGGGACGGCCATGTCGCGTGCCTGCTGAGCGAGGGCGTCGGGGGCCTGGAGTCCCTGGTTCTGCACGCCGCCACCGGCGAGGTTCCCGTCGACTTCCTCAAGGGAAGCCGCGCGTGGCCCGAGGAGGAGTGGGCCGGCACCGAGGAAAGCCTGCGCTCGCGGGGTCTTCTCGACGGCGACTCCCTCAGCCCGGAGGGCGTACGCCTGCGCCGGCACATCGAGGACCGCACCGACCAGCTGGCCCTTCCCGCCTACGCCGCCCTGGGTGAGGCCGACTGCGAACGCCTCGCCGAACTCGCGAGCCCCTTCGGCCACGCGGTCGTCGACGCCGGCCTCCTCAAGATCGGCTAACCGATACCTCCACCCCTTCCGCCTCGTGGTCGTCCTGCTCGACCGGGCGGCCATGGCCGACGACAGAGCTCTGGCCGCCACTGGTCACGGCGCGGCATCCGACGGCGGTTGTGGTCCGGCCGCTGGGTGGCAATGACGCCGGCCGTAAGATGCGGGCGAGGAGCCGGTACGGCCGCGGCTGTCCCGGAGGGGGCCCGCGCCCGCCGTACCGGCCCACCGCGAGGCGGGCATGGGACTCCGCTCGGCCGCGGAGCACGCGCGGGGCCGGCTCGTCCGGCGCCTCGCTACAGGACGGACATGCCGCTGAGATCGACGACGGAGGGCTTCCGCCCGGACTCGGCAAACTCCCACGCCGCGATCTCCGCGCTCTCCGGCACGCGGTAGACGAACAGCATCTCGTCCTTGCGGCCGGGCCGAAGCCGGTCGTCGCAGTCGGGATTCCCCGGGACACCGTAGAGGCCGGCGAGGGGTTCGTAACGGCGGCCCCGGTCGTCGACCAGGGTGCTGGTGAAGGGCGGTGAGCAGGTCAGACCCATACTGGCCTTCGTGTCGTTGCGGACGACGGTCTCCAGTGCCACGATCTTCCCTTTGCCGCCCGCCCGCTCCGTGCCTCCCTCCATTGCGATCTCGTCGGCGTCCCATACTCTGCCGATCTTGACTGCCACGCCGCCGCTGCGGGCCTCCTCGCCGCCCGTGAAACGGGTCGCCGGCCCAGTGCTCCCTGCGGTCGCCCCGGGGCCGGGGTCGGAGCCGGCCGGGCCGCCGCAGGCAGTCATGACCAGGGCCGCGCAGACGGTCGCGGCGGTGGTGGTGGCGCGAGTGCGCATGGTGTCCCCCAGTGGTGTGGTCGTCCATGATCCTCCGGGACACTACCGGCGCCGCAGGGCCGTGTGGCCGACTCGTTACCGTGCACGAACTGTCCCTCCGGTCACGGTCTCCACAGTGGGAGGGGAGGTGCAGACACGAACCGCGAGCAAAGCTACGAGAGGCCCCCCTCGGCGGACGGCTCAACAGTCGGCGGGAACTGCTCCGGTCACTCCAGGCTCACCGCGCCCGCTGAGGCGCCGGCGGCGGACGCGGCGGGGGATGGGGTGGGGGTGGTCGAGGTCGTGGGCGCGGGGGCGGAAACATGGAAGAAGGCGACGTAGACGCCGATGGCCCACAGCGGCGACGAGATGCGCCAGGCCGAGGATGTGATGGCCAGGGCGAGCGCGACACAGGCGAGCATGCCGGGAACGGGGAAGACGATCCGGCTCAGTGGCACCCAGGTGGCATGCGCTTGCACCTGATCGACGGGCGGCTTGCTCGTCAGGACCTCGAGCTCCGGGGAGCGCCCCAGCCGTCCGGCCAGTTGCTCTTCGACGGCACCGAGGCGGCCTTCCGCGTTGCGCCGCCCGAGCTGCTTCAGCAGAGGCACGCTACCGAGTCGGCGACCTGGTACGCGTGTGCCGCTCACCCAGGGGATGTAGAACGCGACGAGCGTGCCCAGCGTCGCAAGGAGCCAGAAGTAGAAGACGAACCACAAGAAGGTCTGTCGCATGCCCATGGGAGTGCAGAGTGGCATGAGGCACTGAGCCTTTTCCATCATCGGTCTGAGCCGGCCGGATGCAGGGTGAGGACGGCTTGGACCAGGGCGGTGATCCGGGTGGTCGAGCAGCGGAGCACTTCACCGGGGGTAGTGATCATCCCCGGGGTGCATGACGCGTCAGTCCCACCAGAAGTCCCAGTTGTGGACACCGGTCATCCGCTCGGCGTACGCGGCCAGTGTGTATGGCCGGCTGCCCTGCCAGATGGTGTCGGGGCAGAAGGCGAAGTGTTCGGCCGCGATGAGCAGAGCGTCCTCCTCCGTCACCGGTGGGGCGGCGACGCTGAGGTGCAGGGTGGAGAATCCGGCCGCGACGACACGGGCGCCGAATCGGTGCTCCCAGTCGCGGATGACGGCGGAGAACTTCGCCG from the Streptomyces xinghaiensis S187 genome contains:
- a CDS encoding extracellular solute-binding protein; the encoded protein is MALSRRTLLALAAGVPVSAALTACGGSSGPGRSGGGATYWYLNGQPQETARAGAVDAFNKAHPDGQIKDTTFQNDAYKTKIKTAIGSGQAPTIIWGWGGGTLRTYAEAGQVEDLTSFFEEHSDVKEGLFPSSFGAATVDGKIYAMPCETVQPIILYYNRKVFDQVGVEPPESWDDIMALVPKFNAKGIAPFALGGQSRWTSMMWLEFLFDRIGGSEVFQAVIEGEKDAWSHPDAIKALTKAQELVEADGFIKGFSSITADSNADQALLYTGKAAMMLHGAWSYGIQQTDGGDFVSGGGLGYMTFPPVEGGKGDPSNTVGNPAQYLSISSKASAEQKKIAKDFFATGVLQEAEVKQWIDNGSVPIRLGTEKLLAASESADFLRFTYDIASKAEVFVQSWDQALSPTAAETLLDNIVKLFQLSISPERFARNLNAVIGK
- a CDS encoding LacI family DNA-binding transcriptional regulator, with the translated sequence MRANGRRTTLADIAQAAGVSVATVSKVVNGRGDVAPRTRARVQELLHQHDYLAPVFRHTEAVESPTIEVQFKGGLKSYVAETLEGIVDAAAELGASVVVSKASSAPHWARDLVSAGRRAVIAVTSVYTAAHLNELARSGLPLVVLDPLHLPDSRVHSVGATNFAGGLAATRYLLSLGHRRIAYLGGPAMAVCNQARMHGYRAALEAEGAQVPEAYVRPGEFTYETGLLGATELLGLDERPTAIFAGNDEIALGVIETARARGLRVPEDLSVVGFDDTSLARMASPPLTTVRQPLREMGGAALRTALRLAGGEKAESHHVELATELVVRASTAPPRGR
- a CDS encoding SCO6745 family protein encodes the protein MKTARTAWRRLEPVHVMIYFVPEGRRRYADLGLSGRTGYFVSRSAALGRASAELVISTFYNFNPDFVRKAVDGAWDTATPQQVLDARHAAASEALRRAGIHELPALDEVLALTRRAAEAACEHAQGRALFAAHAALHWPEEPVLQLWHAQTLLREFRGDGHVACLLSEGVGGLESLVLHAATGEVPVDFLKGSRAWPEEEWAGTEESLRSRGLLDGDSLSPEGVRLRRHIEDRTDQLALPAYAALGEADCERLAELASPFGHAVVDAGLLKIG
- a CDS encoding carbohydrate ABC transporter permease — protein: MSALTGHPPRRAPRSILPWLATPALVVFVGFAVIPLVGVLALSFTTWDGIGTIRPSGLTSWRAVLTDPGLPHALWVTFAVMALSWAVQTPLSILLGVFLAGRQRYRAVLGVVYFVPLMLSSAAIAIAYKALLDPNFGLGAGLGIPLLSQDWLGRPGLALGVVVFVVSWQFIPFHTLIYQGGVQQIPKSLYEAAQLDGAGRIRQFFGITLPQLKYTIITSSTLMVVGSLTFFDLIFVLTAGGPGDATRVLALDMYKRGFQASLMGPASAIAVILVLVGLALALLLRRLGGRDAGASQLEGA
- a CDS encoding MFS transporter — translated: MASSVGPEDRAAGARPRLVTRPLLLRFVTVIGSSASFFLLLSVVPAYAQSGPGGSSDKAGLATGVLMSATVVGELTAPWLAARCGYRLMLGAGLLLLGAPALALTMSQSMVWIAAVCCVRGLGFAFTLVAGGALTAPLIPPERRGEGLALIGVMAGVPSLVGLPLGSWLAAHTGYGPVCWVAALIALVSIAAVPGLPGREAVSGPPLGIFAGARSGTLGRPTVVFAVTAVGAGIVVTFLPLAVAPGHSGAVTAALFAQPAAATASRWFAGRHSDRRGAAGLVVPGLVVSASGILVVALTGVPVAVVAGAAVFGVGFGITQSATITLMYSRVPASGYGTVSALWNVAYDAGMGFGAVGFGAVAGFTGYPWAFVLTALLMLTALVPARWDQTAAREQRVTNSEDQAVTAEGQR